TGAGCCCGGCGGGCACTGACCACCGAGGCGTGCCGTGAGTATATCGCACACCGGCGGGTGTGCGAGCCGGGCTTCGACGGGAATTGCCAGTGAATGCCTGGGTGAAATATTCATAACATAAGTGCGAATAATAAGTTCAGTGGTTTTCGAAGTCCGGAGAGGGTCCGGATGCGGTACTGATATGAATTGATCAGCCCGGGGCGGGCACGTAGAATCCGGTGCTGGTTTCCATCGGGTTTTTGCGGAGTGCCGTCTGGTGCCTTACGGGACCAGTCAGGAGTCAGTGTCCTCGCATGCGAGGACATGACGGCTGATGGCGAATGCTCCGGTAGGGCATTGAGAAGATATGAACGAGGCCAGTTCACTCGGCGTGTTCCTGGTGACGACGCATCTTGTCGTCTGCGCGTTGCTCGCCATCTATGGCGTTCATCGCTACCAGCTTGTCTACCTTTATTACAAGCACCGTCGAAACGCCCCCAGGAAAGCTTCCGGCTTCCAAGTGAAGCCGTATGTGACCATCCAGTTGCCGATGTTCAACGAGCGGTTTGTGGCGCGACGGGTGATTGAGGCCACCTGTGCGATTCGATACCCGCGCGAGAAACTGGAGATACAGGTTCTCGACGATTCAACGGATGACACGGTTGATATCGCCCGGGAGACGGTCGAGCGGATGCGAGCGCAGGGTCACGACGTCGTATTGCTGCATCGCGAGAACCGGCAGGGCTACAAGGCGGGCGCGCTGGAGGAGGGGCTGAAGGTTGCCAAGGGCGAGTTCATCATCATCTTCGATGCGGACTTTGTTCCGCCGGCTGACATACTGGAGGAGATGATCGACTACTTCGCGGATCCGAAGGTGGGCATGGTCCAGGCCCGGTGGGAGCACATCAATCGCGACTCATCGCTGCTGACCAAGGCGCAGGCCGTCCTGCTGGATGGGCACTTCGTGATTGAACATACGGCTCGAAATCGTTCCGGCCGATTCATGAGCTTCAACGGGACCGCGGGGGGCTGGCGCAAATCCTGCATCGTCGATGCGGGCGGCTGGCAGCATGACACGCTGACAGAGGACCTTGATCTGTCGTATCGCGCGCAGATGAAAGGCTGGGAATTCGTCTATCTTCCGCATGTGACCAGTCCGGCCGAACTTCCGCCTGAAGTGAACGCGTTCAAGAGCCAGCAGCACCGCTGGGCCAAAGGCGGGGCGCAGACCTGTCGAAAACTGCTGCCTGTGATTCTGCGGTCGCGACTTCCGTGGCGCATCAAGCTGGAGGCATTCTTTCATCTTACGAGCTGCGTAAGCTACTTCCTGATCATGATGTTGACGCTCCTGCTGTTCCCCGCGCTGTACTTCAAGAATGCGTTGTTTGAGGACAGCCCGTGGATGCGGTTTGCGATGGATATGTCCCTGGTGTTGCTCGCAACCTTCTCTGCAAGCAGCTTTTATGTTGCGTCGCAGCGAGAGATCTTTCGATCGTGGGGCGAGAGCTTGAAGTATCTGCCTTTTCTCATGGCAGTGGGCGTGGGAATTTCGGTAAATAATGCGCGGGCGGCAATCGAAGGCTTCTTCGGCGGGCAGTCGGAGTTCGTGCGGACGCCAAAATTCGGCGTCGCCACAGCGACGGACGAGCGGTGGAAGCGATCAGCCGGCACAAATAAGCTTGACGCGAAGCGGATTCAGATGTGGGTTGAGGCGACGATGGCAATCTACATGATGGTTTGCGTCGCGTACACGATCTACATGAAGATGTGGGTCGGACTGTTTTTCATGTGCTTGTTCATGGTCGGTTTCGCGTATGTCGCGGGCCTGACGGTCATGAGCCGCTATCAGTCAGCCAAAGCGGCCGCTGAGCCGGACGATGATCCGCGTGATGCGCAGATTGTGCGCTTGTAGCCATTTCGGGGATCGCTGATCGCCGATCCATCGCTTTTCATTCATCCTGAATTCAATATGAGCGTGCGGGGGAGCGGGCTGATTCTTCGGGCCGGCGTGACGGGGCCAGTGTCGCTTCGAGTTCGCGCGTCCTGGCGTCGGATTCGGCTGCTGGTTGTGGACGGGCGGGCCGAAGGTATACTCTCGACGGGAAAATGTGGATCGCCGCTTCGGAGTTCGTCGCCATGTATCGCTCGCCAGCACGCGGATTAACGCGGGTCGCGCTCACCGGGGTCGTTTTCTCGACGCTCTGCCTGATGGCTGGCGCGGGCTGCCAGGCTCCGGCGAAGCAGGAGGAAATGGGCAAGATCACGCAAATCGGAACGACGCGGGCCGATTTGTTCGGGATTCCGGCGGAATATCGATCGCTTCATGCCAGACTTGAAAATCAGCTTGAAGGTCCTGTGATGTTCGCGTCGCAGCCCGATGGGGTCGCGATCGGCGATCAACTTCGGCAGGAACTGATCCAGTACGGCATTCTGTCGGCGGCGGAATATGCGTCGATTCGCGACCTGAGCCAACTGAAGCCGATCGCGCAGGCGACGAACTCACTGGGCAAGACAAGTCGCAAGGCGTACATCGTCATTCGCGCGGAGTCGCATCTCAAGTCGATTGATGACTGCAAAGGGAAGCGATTCGCCTTTGGTGTATACAAGGATCTCTTGACGGATGTCGCCGCGAAGGCGGCGCTTGAGAATGCCGGCGTGGCGTT
This genomic interval from Phycisphaerae bacterium contains the following:
- a CDS encoding glycosyltransferase, yielding MNEASSLGVFLVTTHLVVCALLAIYGVHRYQLVYLYYKHRRNAPRKASGFQVKPYVTIQLPMFNERFVARRVIEATCAIRYPREKLEIQVLDDSTDDTVDIARETVERMRAQGHDVVLLHRENRQGYKAGALEEGLKVAKGEFIIIFDADFVPPADILEEMIDYFADPKVGMVQARWEHINRDSSLLTKAQAVLLDGHFVIEHTARNRSGRFMSFNGTAGGWRKSCIVDAGGWQHDTLTEDLDLSYRAQMKGWEFVYLPHVTSPAELPPEVNAFKSQQHRWAKGGAQTCRKLLPVILRSRLPWRIKLEAFFHLTSCVSYFLIMMLTLLLFPALYFKNALFEDSPWMRFAMDMSLVLLATFSASSFYVASQREIFRSWGESLKYLPFLMAVGVGISVNNARAAIEGFFGGQSEFVRTPKFGVATATDERWKRSAGTNKLDAKRIQMWVEATMAIYMMVCVAYTIYMKMWVGLFFMCLFMVGFAYVAGLTVMSRYQSAKAAAEPDDDPRDAQIVRL
- a CDS encoding PhnD/SsuA/transferrin family substrate-binding protein — translated: MYRSPARGLTRVALTGVVFSTLCLMAGAGCQAPAKQEEMGKITQIGTTRADLFGIPAEYRSLHARLENQLEGPVMFASQPDGVAIGDQLRQELIQYGILSAAEYASIRDLSQLKPIAQATNSLGKTSRKAYIVIRAESHLKSIDDCKGKRFAFGVYKDLLTDVAAKAALENAGVALKDLLPELLTPPPLGLEGRLYLGKDVAKTITNDPTVNAGVVDEIEYAGLKDTGGSFLLGPSKDQLTIVGQTVEVPELLIVAGPAANPRLTEKLRRYLIEEVKDDSRICKDLGIKGFAEPNLSTYEAIRPLVQSN